The Mauremys mutica isolate MM-2020 ecotype Southern chromosome 20, ASM2049712v1, whole genome shotgun sequence genome contains the following window.
CACCCACACTTCCCCGGCCTGGCGACGGACTAGGCTTCGATACCCCCAGTCTGAGCACCCAGGGACTCAGCGCCGCTGGGATTTCATGGGCTGATTTTTCTGAATCCCTTCTGGGGCCAGATCAAACTGACAAGACCCCTTTGTTTAACCACAGGCAGAACCTTGCCCCCTGGCCTTTCCATGCACCGCCCCCATCCAGCGCTCAGCCGCCTGCCCGGGACCTCTGCCCAGCTCCGCTCCGTGGGGCGTGGCATGTTCCTCACCTTCGCTGTGTCCGTCCAGTCCGAAGGCTGCAGAGCAGGCGGACCAGGCGGGAGCTGGCGCCCGAGGCAAGCGGAGACCTTGTTCGCAGGTAGCTGGTTGTAGGCTTGGTGGGAGCAAAGCGGCTGGCCTGGTGTCCTCGTTAGTGATGGATACAGGGAAgggtagggggcaggggctggctcaggGCTGCTGGCTGAGGCAGATTTCAAACGCAACGTGAACCGTTGTCTGCAGGCTGGCACGACTGCTACCTAGGGGGAATCAAACGGGTGGGTTCTCCCCTGGCTGGCCTCTCGTCCCGGCGTTTACCTCCATGCCCAGCGGCTGTAACCCGGCCCCAGTTGGGATCTCGTACCGTTTGACGCTGGTGGCAATGGGGGCACGAAGCAGGAGCGAGCTGGATCCCAGGGGGTGAATTTAGCAGGGCTCGGCGTGTCGGCAGCAGGGCTCTTGGGGAAATTAGACTCCAGCGGCCCAGTGGGAGTTGCTGGGTGCTGAGCGCAATTGAAAATACGGCCCGTGTTCAGAACACATTGCGGGGAGCTGAGAGCTCTGGAAAATCTGGCTCTGTCACCCTCCAACCCTGTCTTTTTCTGGTTAAAGACACGTTTTATGTCCATAAGGAGTTTCATTCTAAAATCCCAGGCACTGTGTCTTTTAAAGTCCCACTTGTATTAGATGCATTGGGCCGTGGTGCTCCTGAATCCTGTGGCTGCTGCAGGCAGGTGTCTAAGCACTCCTTTGTTGCTCTGCACtgttaagcagctgctccgacccaccccagagctggctgcatttcagtgcaagTCTTGCCCATCGGGTGTTGGTTTGTTTGCAGTGCGGGAGGATGTGGCTGTACCTGGCTGCCCTGCTGGGGCTGTATTTCCTGCGCCGATGGTACCAGGAGCGGCAGACTGTGGAGAACCTCCGAGAGAAATACGTCCTGATCACCGGCTGCGACTCCGGCTTCGGGAACCTGCTGGCCAAGCAGCTAGACGTGCTGGGCCTGCGGGTGCTGGCGGCTTGTCTCACCCAGCAGGGCGCGGAGCAGCTGAGGAAGGCGACGTCGGAGCGGCTGCACACGGTGATCCTGGACGTCACCCGCAGCGACAGCATCGCCGCGGCCACTGCCTGGGTGAAGGAACAAGTGGGGGACAAAGGTGGGGCCCCCGAATCCTCCACCTACCCCTttgccaggggcagctctgagCTCACACAGGCTGGGGCTGTGCTAATGCGACAGGCAGGAAAGGAGTGAAGCgtcgggagccaggactcctgggctctattcccatcctggggggaaggagtggggtctagtggttagagcagcgagagctggcagccaggactcctgggttctattcccatctctgggaggggcgtggggtctagtggctTAGAGTAGGGGGGGCTGGAtgtcccgcctcccccccccctccccagttccaATGCACCAGTGCTTCTCCACCAAGGACGAAGGGCCGTCGGCAGCTGCGTTCAAGGCACAGCGATGCCGGATGACGCCGGATAACCTCAGCACGATGCAGACGGTCCCGGCCCACGCACAGCGAAATGGCCCTTTAGCAGCGGCCCCAGGCACACGTGGGGGATTGGGGCCAGGACGGGGGTTGGTGTGGATGAACGTCGGTGCCACTAGGGGATTTCAGATCGGAGGGGAACAGCCTCCCCCCCATGCTCATTCGCCCTCCctttcccagggctctggggcctGGTGAACAACGCGGGGATCGCCCTCCCCGCGGCCCCCAACGAGTGGCTGACCAAGGACGACTTCGTCAGGGTGCTGGACGTGAACCTGGTCGGCCTGATCGAGGTGACCCTCAGCGTCCTGCCCCTGGTGAAGCGAGCCAGGGGCCGGGTCGTCAACGTGGCCAGTATCCTGGGCCGGCTGGCTTTCTACGGCGGGGGCTACTGCCCCTCTAAGTACGGCGTGGAGGCGTTCTCCGACAGCCTCAGGTacccgctcccctgccccacctccgccCCGGAGCAGCCCAGAAACGTCCAAGCACAGACAGGCCCAGAGCTAGGAGGTTCTAAAGCGATTTGGGGGCCACAAGTTTTGAGGGCCTGCCCTGAAACCCCTTAAAAGAGCCTGATTCGCAGAGCCGGCCCTTAGCGCCCGCCCTCTGGGGAGCAGGCTCCTTTGAGGGTCCCCCGTCGGCCCCGCAAATCCCCAGTCCTTTGGGAAACCTGCCCCCGGCCACTGATTTCCAGGTGCTTTGATTTGAAGGGGCCCCACTCCAGAAGCGTCGGTCCTTGTTCCCAAAGGGGGAGT
Protein-coding sequences here:
- the LOC123353978 gene encoding 17-beta-hydroxysteroid dehydrogenase type 6-like, giving the protein MWLYLAALLGLYFLRRWYQERQTVENLREKYVLITGCDSGFGNLLAKQLDVLGLRVLAACLTQQGAEQLRKATSERLHTVILDVTRSDSIAAATAWVKEQVGDKGLWGLVNNAGIALPAAPNEWLTKDDFVRVLDVNLVGLIEVTLSVLPLVKRARGRVVNVASILGRLAFYGGGYCPSKYGVEAFSDSLRRELRPFGVKIAIVEPGYFRTPMTDLQRNLECLEQSWRRARPDVKESYGQRYFDSCHKLTREIILTKPSTNLYLVTDCMEHALTSRHPRTRYSGGWDAQFFYIPLSYLPTALADWVLTWSGPRPAQAV